Genomic DNA from Rissa tridactyla isolate bRisTri1 chromosome 17, bRisTri1.patW.cur.20221130, whole genome shotgun sequence:
GAGGAAGGCGCTCGTGCTCAGTCCGAACTTCGCTTTTAAAGATGGAAGACGCAGCGCTGGTGCGAGCGACACATTTCGCTTGCTTGGCCGGCTCTTTCTGAGCTTGGAAAAAACCTGACGTCAGCGGTCTCCTGGTCTCCCTTCCTGGTTTATTGCCGTGAAATTGGGATTTTTCTCTTCGTGGGGATTGCCGTCTCCGGTTGCTGCTAGCTGTTGTGGAGCGGTTTGGCATACACCGGCTCCATGAGGTGGTAAATCAGGAGCAGGAACAGGCAGCCAAGTACGACCAGGCTCATCACAGCCAGGAGGACAAAGCGGCCGATAAAGAAGGTGTCCACGATCTGCAAAGAACGGAAAAAACCGACACGTTACAGCTTAGGTCTGCTCCGGGAGCCTGGAAGGAACACGCCGCATCCTGGAAAAGAGGACTATCTGAGAAGATCACCCCAGGAGGAAAAACTTTGGGGTTCCCCCAGATTTCTCCCCTCGCTTTTCATTCCTGACACGGGTGTGCGACAAACGATTGAAAGAAGAACCCCTTTCCTCTGAAAAAAGCTGCTGGTGGGAAAGCTAACGTGGAGGAAAAGAGCAGCACAGCACCAAGCACAGGGAAGAAACACGAGTCAAAAGCTCTCCCTGGCCACAAATCGCCTGCCGCTGCAAGGAACTGCGTACAGTTCTTCCCTTTTAGAAGGAAaatagtgggggggggggggggggaggaaaaaagattaaaaaaagaaagatacagcGGCAAGGCAAGACACAATGAGATGCCAACCGCGAGAAGGCTGGCCATGAAATCATCCTCTTGGCTCCTGAGACTACCCCAGAGCTCTGCTCACCCCCGGCTCGGTTTGATAAATCGCATTAGCACACGCTCAGCCTCGGTGTTGCTGCAGAAAAAGAGTCTCTTGTGAGCGACGCGTTGGCTCCTTCTGCACGTTTCACTTTTTAATTAGCCAATTAGCAGAGTTTCGGTGCAGAAAGCCCAGGTCATGTATTATTGATAGTCAGGGCAGGTCCAGTCCAATTGAAgatccgaaaaaaaaaaaaaaataagctttccatttctgttgGCCTCCTGGGCACAAACAGGCGCTCGGCTGCCCTTCATCTCACTTCCAACCTTTACACAAGCAGGTCCCACgcaaggcagagagaagaaaaactacaAGAAGCTTTAGCAGGGATTTACACAGATCAAGCTCTAGAAGAGCAATAATTGATGTGCGTTAATAATAGAACAGAGGAAACGGCACCTAAAATGCCACAAAACTCTGTGTATTCAAAGCCCAAAACACTCTGGGGAAGCTCAAGATCATGCAGGCAGCTTGATGCGACCTGGAATCAGGGGAGATCCCAGTGCCTGACAACAGGGACAAGGGGCTGCCTGAAAACACAGATGGCTCCACACTTGAGCACGGCAATCACCTACAAGAGAGCCAAAATTACGTTACTGGgtgttaaaatagaaaacagagcTGCAGGAAAGTGAGAGGCTGCAGAATTTGAGAGAAAACGATCAAAACTACCTACTATGTGGCTATCGGCGTGCTCCGGGGCGTGTTGGATGATGGAAGCAGGTGgggtggatggagagctgggacAAAGCTACAAAAGGGGatggcagagggagagcagaagctgctggagctcagggctgagctgggagggATGAAAGTACAAGTGCAATTCCTGCACGGAGCCCCTTGGGCCTGGGAGAATGGGAGCCAGACCCCACGGGTCACGTATAACTGCATGTAAATAAGGAATTTTATTAAGGAAATAAACAGATCCCTGCTCCACGAGCGACACAGCCTGCACTGATGGCAGCCTGTGCCAAAGGAGGAGCCGCAGGAGATCAAAAAGGCAGCGCAGAGCAATCCCTGAGGTAAAGACCCGTCCTTGGGGTACCCATGGGACCCATCCTTGAGGTAAAGGCCCATCCCCGGTGCCTCAGGGCCGCTGTTGGAGCCCATCCCTGGGACCTCAGGGCGGCCCTTGGGACCCATACCTGAGGTAAAGGCCCATCCCCAGGGCCATTCTGGAGGGTAAAGGCCCATCCCTGGGACCTTGGGGCGGCCCTTGGGGCCCATCCCTGAGGTAAAGGGCCATCCCTACAGCCTCTGGACACCCTTGGGACCCATCCCTGGGGCCATTCCTGGGGTAAAGGCCCATCCCCAGTGCCTCAGGGCAGTCCTCGGGGCCCATTCCTGGGATAAAGGCCCAGCCCCGAGGTCTCGGGCCATCCACGGGGGCCAACCCCGAAGTACAGGTGCACACATGGGGCCTCCAGACAGCCCTTGGCAGCCACCCCCGAGGTAAAGTCCCGTCCCCAGGGCTATTCCTGAGGTAAAAGCTCATCTCCAGGGCCTCAGGGCagcccctgaggccttccctgaAGTAAAGGCCCATCCTCAGGGCTACTCCTGAGGTAAAAGCTCATCTCCAGGGCCTCGGGGCagcccctgaggccttccctgaAGTAAAGGCCCATCCTCAGGGCTATTCCTGAGGTAAAAGCCCATCCGTGGAGCCTCAGGGCGGCCCTTGGGGCCCATTGCTGAGGTAAAGGCTCATCCACGGTAACGTCCCGCCACCCCCGGTCCCGCTGGGCCCCTTAGGCCGCGGCGTGGGCTCACCTCgtcggcggcggccgcggccgggTGCTCGTCCTCCCGGGGAAAGAGCAGCAGCGCGGCGCTGAGGATGGCAGCCCCCAGCGTCACCAGCACCACGGCGAACCTGCGGGGGAGAGTCGGGCGGAGCGGCCTCAGCACTGGGCCCCGCCTGATCCCACCCCCCCCGCATACCACTCTCACACGTTTCCCGCTGCTCACCGGGCCCGGCCGGCCGTGCGGGACAGcgccaggcagagcagcagcgccaagccccacagcagctgcagcaccagcacGCCGGGCCCCACGCCCAGCGCCATGCCCGCCATGCCGCTCCGCCGCCGCTTTCTCCCTAGCaaccgcgccgcgccgccgcgccccaGCCAATCAGCGCCGCCATACGCACGGCCGCCGCTTCCCATTGGTtgcggggcggggcgagggggcggggccgcgggttTTCGGGACGCCGCGGCAGGTGGGGGCGCGCCGGCGGGCTCCGCGCGCGCCGGTCCCGATCCCggtcccgatcccgatcccgatcccggtCCCGATCCCGGTCtccatcctggctcttccggcggcAGGGAGCTCGCAGGAGCCTCCTCCAGCCGCTGCCCCCCCTCCGCGACGGGCGCCCCCATCCCGGTCCTTGGATGTGCTCCCGGTGGAACGGGAATTtctcgccccccccccgccgctcccgttGACGTATCGGTGCCTAATGAACCCCGTGTTGCTCGTTGCACAGGCTGGGCCACTGGCCCCGGTCGCCTGCCCACCCCGCTGCAGGCAAGCACCTCTGTTTGAGCAAGGTTTCAACCCTCAAACCCCCCAAATTTAGCTGCTTGCGTCCTTAAAACATTTGGGGCCAAAACCAGGCAGATTTGGTTAAAACAAACGCAGTTGGATGCGGCAGGGTTTCACGTTGCTGTGGGACAGCCACGGCGGGGGCCCAGGACCTCCGAGCTGAGCCCAGGAGGTTTGTCAATGCACCAAGATAAGAACGATTTTCATTTTAAGCCCATTTTTCCGCCTGCTTTTGAATCGCGTTTCTTCCCCGTCACAGCTCTGGCTGGCGTGGTTTGCTGGGCGACTTTCTGCTGGTATGCGCCGGCTCATCTACCAGTTAACccgaaaaagaaaagtaaatgcgTTGATAAATTCAGTTTTTCCTCCCGACGACTTGAAATCTGGTGATGCTTCAACTGCAGAAAACGTCGCGTAACcgctgttttctttctgtcattcCTTTCAATGGGAGGAATAAACCAGTGAGTTAATGACGCTGCGCCGCACCGACCTGCCTTTTCCTGCGATGGAATCGGAGTCGCCAGCGTGACACCAACCAACCGCTCCGGCAAGCGGGGCGCAAACCGTCGCCGACACCTGCCTTTGCTTGGCACCGTGTAGGAACCGCCTGCCAACATATTAAAAGTGTACGTTTGATAGAAAACTTCCTGCGCTCGTGCCGTTCGTCCCACCGGAGTGTCTCGTGCCGTTCGTCCCActgaaaagggtgtttttttcccgGTGCAAACCCCACGCTGGCGATGTCTGTCTTTTCCAAACCCTTCTCTTCCCTTATTCCCTGCTCCCCTGGGCAATCAGAAATGGTAAATTTGCTCCTCTTCCTTGAGAAGCTCCCTTTGCTGTTctctgttttcccatttcttcacatttttgGAGGGTGGTGGTTTTTAAAACCCCAAGTCTCTCCTTCATAGCCACCCTTCTCTTTCTGCCATTCCTCTTCCACCCTTTGGCTTTCCGTCTGAAAATGATCATTTTTGTCCATCGGTCAATGACACTTTCCCTTTATTgcattttcccttctgccttttgTCTGCGGCTTTTACCACGGCACCTTTAACCCGTTCCCATATCGACTGGGTCTCTTCACTATTTGTTATCTCTTCTATCTCCTCTTGACGCTGCCCGGTAGCTTCTCGATGCCAGCGACGTCGCAGCGCAACAAGTTGGAGAGGTTGCGGCAGGGAGCTTGAATCACCCGGCTATCGAACCCGCCGCTGGACCGCGCCGCGTCCCAGATATTTGGCCAGAAGTCGACGGATAAATCTGATGTTGGTGGAATAAATATCCCGTCAGCAACCACCTCCAGCAACCAGGTTTTAGCCGTGTTGCTCGTTGGGTTTAATCCCGTCTGTCGCACCCAGCATAACTGGGTTGACGGTAACTCAAGTTTTGGAGATTAAATCATGCCCAGCAGCCCAACAGACTCCCAAATATCCCTCTAATATTTCTTTATATGGCACATATGGTCTTGCAGCAGGGCGATGCGTTTGAGTACAACGGAGGCAACTGTAAATCCACAGCCGAGGAACTGGGAGAAGGTATTATTGGTGTCGTACTTCCGAGTACAACCTTCCTTAGAGATTTCTCTACTTTCTTCTTAGAATTTATCTTCTAATTTCTCTTCTTAGAATCGTCTGCCtcaccctcttcttcctctcagcTTCCCCCTGGCATCAGAAATGTCTCGGCGGGGATTTGCCTTATGGGACTGCCCCGGCAGCGCGTCAGTTGAATGCGAAGATTAGAAGATTAGGTTTTGTGGCCAAAGAATAATTTATGGCGGTCCTAAAAtgagcttccccccccccagcttttacCCACTGGGATTTGCGGTCATTTACAGCCTGCGCCAGAGTTGCATTGtacctgtgaaaaaaacccacccaaaaccagaaaggggagaaaaaatcAATTCTGAATAT
This window encodes:
- the TMEM218 gene encoding transmembrane protein 218 — encoded protein: MAGMALGVGPGVLVLQLLWGLALLLCLALSRTAGRARFAVVLVTLGAAILSAALLLFPREDEHPAAAAADEIVDTFFIGRFVLLAVMSLVVLGCLFLLLIYHLMEPVYAKPLHNS